One part of the Anaerolineales bacterium genome encodes these proteins:
- a CDS encoding homocysteine S-methyltransferase family protein, protein MNRFLQRLAEPRPILLDGATGTELQHRGIDTGTPIWSALALLESPKLVEQVHRDYLEAGAEIIITNTFRTHRRNLEQVGLGEEAARLTTLAVAIAQAAVRASGKPAYVAGGIAPLEDSYTMAPLPRAVYLQEHGEIARTLAAAGVDLLLLETMKDIAETEAAAEAAKATGLPYGVSFICKLDGRLFSGESIADAVRAIEPHGPAFVGINCTAAPYLHNALRELRAATSLPICAYANPSETEDYVNWDPTAAEQPEGYAEFARQWLADGAKIIGGCCGTTPEHIAHLKGLITADERG, encoded by the coding sequence ATGAACCGTTTCTTACAGCGCCTGGCCGAACCGCGCCCGATCCTACTGGATGGCGCCACCGGCACCGAGCTGCAGCACCGCGGCATTGACACCGGCACACCGATCTGGAGCGCGCTGGCCCTGCTGGAGTCACCCAAGCTGGTGGAGCAAGTCCACCGTGATTATCTGGAAGCTGGCGCCGAGATCATTATCACCAACACCTTCCGCACTCACCGGCGAAACCTGGAGCAGGTCGGCCTGGGCGAGGAAGCCGCCCGCTTGACCACCCTGGCAGTAGCGATTGCCCAGGCGGCGGTGCGCGCCAGCGGCAAGCCCGCCTATGTGGCCGGCGGCATTGCGCCGCTGGAGGACAGCTACACGATGGCCCCGCTGCCGCGGGCCGTGTACCTGCAGGAGCACGGCGAGATCGCCCGCACGCTAGCCGCCGCCGGTGTAGACCTGCTGCTGCTCGAGACCATGAAGGACATTGCCGAGACCGAAGCCGCTGCCGAAGCCGCGAAGGCGACCGGCCTGCCCTACGGCGTGAGTTTCATCTGCAAGCTGGACGGCCGCTTGTTCTCCGGCGAGAGCATTGCCGATGCGGTGCGCGCCATTGAGCCGCACGGCCCGGCCTTCGTGGGCATCAATTGCACCGCCGCCCCTTACCTGCACAACGCGCTGCGCGAGTTGCGCGCCGCTACCAGCCTGCCTATCTGCGCTTACGCCAACCCCAGCGAAACTGAGGATTATGTGAACTGGGACCCGACCGCCGCTGAGCAGCCCGAAGGCTACGCCGAGTTTGCGCGCCAATGGCTGGCCGATGGCGCCAAGATCATCGGCGGCTGTTGCGGCACCACGCCAGAGCACATCGCTCATTTAAAAGGATTGATCACCGCAGATGAACGCGGATAA
- a CDS encoding MBOAT family protein codes for MTLQQIFVFAALGLLAGRLYSRISRPRLLFAASALAVFWLQPAALVRGFDFWLPAASLSLAALVWALTLPAGASMSRENKLAAAALALGGLLLAATRYLNTPLLTASRPPQVELVAALVAVLAGLAWLAARSLRGRAAVLGAASIAILAVLIALKAEPLARGLSAWLRSLGGQDPALATALDINWLGFSYIAFRLVHTLRDRAAGRLPQLGLRDFVTYIVFFPALTAGPIERVERFVPQLHERFLLGAAELQAAGQRLVTGLFMKFVLADALAYFALNPTLGAQTHSTVWMWVLLIAYAWRIFFDFAGYTHIAIGLGLLFGVRLPENFARPYSQPNLTAFWNSWHITLAQWFRAYFFNPLTRFLRTHNWPVWAVILVGQVSTMALIGLWHGVTLNFLIWGLWHGVGLFLHSQFAAARKGRPAPARWQHALSVAGTFLYVALGWVWFVLPQPAQALHVLRVLFGSG; via the coding sequence TTGACCCTTCAACAGATCTTCGTCTTCGCCGCGCTGGGCCTGTTGGCGGGCCGCCTGTATAGCCGCATCAGCCGGCCCCGGCTGCTGTTCGCTGCCTCGGCGCTGGCCGTGTTCTGGCTGCAGCCCGCCGCCCTGGTGCGCGGCTTTGACTTCTGGCTGCCCGCCGCCAGTCTGAGCCTGGCCGCTCTCGTGTGGGCGCTGACCCTGCCCGCCGGCGCCAGCATGAGCCGTGAGAACAAGCTGGCGGCCGCGGCCTTGGCGCTAGGCGGCCTGCTGCTGGCGGCTACGCGCTATCTCAACACGCCACTGCTCACCGCCAGCCGCCCACCGCAGGTGGAACTAGTGGCCGCCTTGGTGGCCGTGCTGGCTGGGCTGGCCTGGCTGGCCGCTCGTAGCCTGCGCGGGCGGGCCGCCGTGTTGGGCGCTGCCAGCATTGCCATCCTCGCTGTCCTCATAGCGCTCAAGGCCGAGCCGCTGGCGCGCGGCCTCAGCGCCTGGCTGCGCAGCCTGGGCGGGCAGGACCCGGCGCTGGCCACGGCGCTCGACATAAACTGGCTGGGCTTCTCCTATATCGCCTTCCGCCTGGTGCACACGTTGCGTGACCGGGCGGCTGGCCGCCTGCCGCAGCTGGGCCTGCGTGACTTTGTGACCTATATCGTCTTCTTTCCAGCATTGACCGCTGGCCCGATTGAGCGCGTCGAGCGCTTTGTGCCCCAGTTGCATGAACGCTTCCTGCTCGGCGCAGCCGAGCTGCAGGCCGCCGGCCAACGCCTGGTGACGGGCCTGTTCATGAAATTTGTGCTGGCGGATGCGCTGGCCTATTTTGCGCTCAATCCCACCCTCGGCGCGCAGACCCACTCGACGGTGTGGATGTGGGTGCTCCTCATCGCCTATGCCTGGCGCATCTTCTTCGATTTTGCCGGCTACACTCACATCGCCATTGGCCTGGGTTTGCTGTTCGGCGTGCGCCTGCCAGAGAACTTTGCGCGCCCATACAGCCAGCCCAACTTGACCGCGTTCTGGAACAGCTGGCACATCACGCTGGCCCAATGGTTCCGCGCTTATTTCTTCAATCCGTTGACGCGCTTCTTGCGCACGCACAATTGGCCGGTGTGGGCTGTCATTCTGGTGGGGCAGGTCAGCACGATGGCCTTGATCGGTCTGTGGCACGGCGTCACCCTCAACTTTCTGATCTGGGGCCTGTGGCATGGCGTTGGTTTGTTCCTGCACAGCCAGTTTGCCGCAGCACGCAAAGGGAGGCCGGCACCGGCCCGTTGGCAGCATGCCCTCTCCGTTGCAGGCACTTTCCTTTATGTGGCATTGGGCTGGGTATGGTTCGTGCTGCCGCAGCCGGCCCAGGCTTTGCATGTGCTGCGCGTACTGTTTGGATCGGGCTAG
- a CDS encoding ketoacyl-ACP synthase III, whose product MPYAHVTGWGMSVPEKVMTNDDLAKIVETNDAWIRERTGIAERRIAAKGQTTASLATEAAINALRVAKLPPNELDLIIVATSSPEHLFPSTASLVQDRIGADHAGAFDLSAACTGFIYAVSMASQSIRAGAIKSALIIGSETLSRLVDWSDRTTCILFGDGAGAFVLQASETPGGVLSSVLRSDGSGGDLLTIPAGGSAKPASQATIDAGLHFIHMNGNEVFRFATRVMAAASKEAMDKANLNVEDVALIVPHQANLRIIQAAARGLKLPMERFMVNIERYGNTSTASIPIAVCEAVEEGLLTKGDNSVLVGFGAGLTWGSLALQWTGPFEQAEPIRIRRYTRFAWLRSLMRRIWRRIEGLLWGRRG is encoded by the coding sequence ATGCCCTACGCACACGTCACCGGCTGGGGAATGTCCGTGCCAGAAAAGGTCATGACCAATGACGACCTGGCCAAGATCGTAGAGACCAACGACGCCTGGATCCGCGAGCGCACCGGCATCGCCGAGCGCCGCATCGCCGCCAAGGGGCAGACCACCGCCTCGCTGGCCACCGAGGCGGCCATCAACGCCCTGCGCGTGGCCAAGCTGCCGCCCAACGAGCTCGACCTCATCATCGTCGCCACTTCCTCGCCCGAGCATCTGTTCCCTTCGACGGCCAGCCTGGTGCAAGACCGCATCGGCGCAGACCACGCTGGCGCATTTGACCTTTCGGCCGCCTGCACCGGATTCATCTACGCGGTCAGCATGGCCTCGCAGTCCATCCGCGCCGGCGCCATCAAAAGCGCCCTCATCATTGGCTCGGAGACTCTCTCGCGCCTGGTGGACTGGAGCGACCGCACGACCTGCATCCTGTTCGGCGACGGCGCCGGCGCCTTTGTGCTGCAAGCCTCCGAAACGCCGGGCGGTGTGCTGTCTTCCGTGCTGCGCTCCGACGGCTCGGGCGGTGATTTGCTCACCATCCCGGCAGGTGGCAGCGCCAAGCCCGCCTCGCAGGCCACCATTGACGCGGGCCTGCACTTCATCCACATGAACGGCAACGAAGTCTTTCGCTTCGCCACACGGGTCATGGCCGCCGCCTCAAAAGAGGCGATGGACAAGGCCAATCTGAACGTGGAAGACGTGGCCCTCATCGTGCCGCACCAGGCCAACCTGCGCATCATCCAGGCCGCTGCTCGCGGCCTCAAGCTGCCCATGGAGCGCTTCATGGTCAACATTGAGCGCTACGGTAATACTTCCACCGCCTCGATCCCCATCGCGGTCTGTGAAGCGGTGGAAGAGGGTCTGCTGACCAAAGGCGACAACTCCGTCCTGGTTGGCTTCGGCGCCGGCCTCACCTGGGGCTCGCTGGCCCTGCAATGGACCGGGCCCTTCGAGCAAGCCGAGCCCATTCGCATCCGTCGCTACACCCGCTTCGCCTGGCTGCGTTCGCTCATGCGCCGCATCTGGCGCCGCATCGAAGGCCTGCTCTGGGGCCGCCGAGGCTGA
- a CDS encoding AMP-binding protein has product MTRSTSWLTSSPPAPSSLSTLVSTLTARAAEAPQRPALTFIERGGEQTITRGEFLRSAQAYSGRLAAAGLGAGDLVVLVLQHSLDLVYAFWGAALIGAVPSIFPFLTEKLDPDLYRQRIKTLVEHSGAKVVITYPEFYDSLRELLAGLDCAVLSVAQAAESSLPTAPAIDPDAIALLQHSSGSTGLQKGVALSHRAVLRQVEAYGKAIQLDPHTDVIVSWLPLYHDMGLIAGFVIPILTGTHLVLMSPFEWVRQPTSLLEAIDRHRGTLCWLPNFAYKLIARSVRPGAEFDLTSWRGVINCSEPVYDESHQIFAEKLAPFGFSANALGVSYAMAENTFAVTHTAMGQPPRVDVVEIGALQERGEAIPAAEGKRVVSCGAPIESVELGIFDAQRNLLAERRVGEIGLRSEFMLSGYYKRPDLSAEAITADGWYLTGDMGYLADGDLYISGRKKDLLIVGGKNIYPQDLEDIANRTAGVYPGRAVAFGVLDERLGSEKVVIICETQEGADLAAAEQELRAKVVQETEVTVGDLRFVPRGWILKTSSGKHARTDNREKYLREFEG; this is encoded by the coding sequence TTGACTCGCTCAACCAGCTGGCTGACCTCATCGCCGCCCGCGCCAAGTAGCTTGTCCACCCTCGTATCCACCCTCACCGCCCGCGCCGCCGAAGCCCCGCAGCGGCCAGCGCTCACCTTCATTGAGCGCGGCGGCGAGCAGACCATTACCCGCGGCGAGTTCTTGCGATCCGCTCAGGCCTACAGCGGCCGCCTGGCCGCCGCGGGCCTGGGGGCGGGAGACCTGGTCGTCCTGGTGTTGCAGCACTCGCTGGATCTGGTCTACGCCTTCTGGGGCGCCGCCCTCATCGGCGCGGTGCCGTCCATCTTTCCCTTTCTGACCGAGAAGCTCGATCCCGACCTGTACCGCCAGCGCATCAAAACGCTGGTCGAGCACTCAGGCGCCAAAGTGGTCATCACCTATCCGGAGTTTTATGACTCGCTGCGTGAGTTGTTGGCGGGGCTCGATTGTGCCGTGCTGAGCGTGGCACAGGCCGCTGAAAGCAGCCTGCCTACCGCGCCCGCCATTGACCCCGATGCCATCGCGCTGCTGCAGCACAGCAGCGGCAGCACGGGCTTGCAAAAGGGCGTAGCCCTTTCGCACCGCGCCGTGCTGCGCCAGGTGGAAGCGTATGGCAAGGCCATCCAGTTGGATCCGCACACAGACGTCATCGTGAGCTGGCTGCCGCTGTATCACGATATGGGCCTCATCGCGGGCTTCGTCATCCCCATTCTCACTGGTACGCACCTGGTGCTAATGTCGCCATTTGAGTGGGTGCGCCAGCCCACCAGCCTGCTGGAGGCTATTGACCGCCATCGCGGCACGCTGTGCTGGCTGCCCAACTTTGCCTATAAGCTCATCGCTCGTAGCGTGCGCCCCGGCGCCGAGTTCGACCTGACCTCGTGGCGCGGCGTGATCAACTGCTCCGAGCCGGTCTACGACGAAAGCCATCAGATATTTGCCGAGAAACTGGCCCCGTTTGGCTTCTCAGCCAATGCGCTGGGCGTCAGCTACGCCATGGCTGAGAACACCTTTGCCGTCACGCATACCGCGATGGGCCAGCCGCCTAGGGTGGATGTGGTCGAGATCGGCGCGCTGCAGGAGCGCGGCGAAGCCATCCCCGCCGCCGAGGGCAAGCGCGTGGTGAGCTGTGGCGCGCCGATCGAGAGTGTGGAGCTGGGTATCTTTGATGCACAGCGCAATCTGCTAGCGGAGCGCAGGGTGGGGGAGATCGGCCTGCGCTCGGAGTTCATGCTCAGCGGCTACTACAAGCGGCCTGACCTGAGCGCCGAGGCCATCACCGCCGATGGCTGGTACCTGACCGGCGACATGGGCTACCTGGCTGACGGGGATCTGTATATCAGTGGTCGCAAGAAAGACCTGCTGATCGTTGGTGGCAAGAACATCTATCCACAAGACCTGGAAGACATCGCCAACCGCACCGCCGGCGTGTACCCCGGCCGCGCTGTGGCCTTCGGTGTACTGGACGAGCGCCTTGGCTCCGAGAAAGTCGTCATCATCTGCGAAACACAGGAGGGCGCCGACCTGGCCGCCGCCGAGCAGGAGCTGCGCGCCAAGGTGGTGCAGGAGACCGAGGTGACCGTGGGCGACCTGCGCTTTGTGCCGCGCGGCTGGATCCTGAAGACCTCCAGCGGCAAGCATGCCCGTACGGATAATCGGGAGAAGTACCTGCGCGAATTTGAGGGATAA
- the ftsH gene encoding ATP-dependent zinc metalloprotease FtsH produces MNSPRSRVSLIYILFIAALAFFLVFSFQQQSGAQEILTLNQVAADIKAGQVSRLVTDDETLRLVYQDGTERTALREPGQTTVQQLLDLGVTAEELSVQSIELEVRPPSAWFGILTVLTYLGPLIFVGLIFWFVMRQAQGSNNAAMSFGKSRARMFSGENPTVTFNDVAGADEAKVDLQEIVEFLKEPEKFIALGARIPKGVLLVGQPGTGKTLMAKAVSGEAGVPFFSISGSEFVEMFVGVGASRVRDLFDQAKRHSPCIIFIDEIDAVGRQRGAGLGGSHDEREQTLNQMLVEMDGFDTDTNIIMIAATNRPDILDPALLRPGRFDRRVTMDPPDVKGREAILKVHVRGKPLAKEVKLPTLARATPGFVGADLENLVNEAAILSARRNKKTIGQQELEESVERVMLGGPERRSKIISPEEKLIVAYHEAGHAIVGHVLPNADPIHKITIVPRGQAGGYVLALPDEDRDMVSRNKLIERMVVALGGRAAEELVFDDITSGASSDIQTVTQIARQMVMRLGMSEKLGTRVYGQKEELVFLGREISEQKDYSEAIAEEIDREVLKLVTNAYAHAKKILTKYRKELKKIAEKLVEVETLSRDEFEKLMPAASKRVGGTPVFVGATNGRSAK; encoded by the coding sequence TTGAACAGCCCTCGTAGTCGTGTATCCCTTATCTATATCCTCTTTATCGCCGCGCTGGCCTTCTTTTTAGTGTTCAGCTTCCAGCAGCAATCCGGCGCACAAGAGATCCTGACCCTTAACCAGGTCGCCGCAGACATCAAGGCCGGGCAGGTAAGCCGCCTGGTTACCGATGATGAGACCCTGCGCCTGGTCTACCAGGACGGCACCGAACGTACCGCCCTGCGCGAACCCGGCCAGACCACCGTCCAGCAGCTGCTGGATCTGGGTGTCACCGCAGAGGAGCTGAGCGTCCAGAGCATCGAGCTCGAGGTGCGCCCGCCCAGCGCGTGGTTCGGCATCCTCACCGTGCTCACCTACCTGGGACCGCTGATCTTTGTTGGCCTCATCTTCTGGTTTGTCATGCGCCAGGCCCAGGGCAGCAACAACGCCGCCATGTCGTTTGGCAAATCCCGCGCCCGCATGTTCTCTGGTGAGAACCCCACCGTCACTTTCAATGACGTGGCCGGCGCCGACGAAGCCAAGGTGGACCTGCAGGAAATTGTTGAATTCCTCAAAGAACCTGAGAAGTTCATTGCCCTCGGTGCGCGTATCCCCAAAGGCGTGCTGCTGGTGGGCCAGCCCGGCACCGGCAAGACCCTGATGGCCAAAGCCGTCTCGGGCGAAGCCGGCGTGCCGTTCTTCTCCATCTCCGGCTCCGAATTCGTTGAGATGTTCGTGGGCGTCGGCGCCAGCCGCGTGCGCGACCTGTTCGATCAGGCCAAGCGCCATTCCCCCTGCATCATCTTCATTGACGAAATTGACGCCGTGGGCCGCCAACGCGGCGCCGGCCTGGGCGGAAGCCACGACGAACGTGAGCAGACCCTTAACCAGATGCTGGTTGAGATGGACGGTTTCGACACCGACACCAACATCATCATGATCGCTGCCACCAACCGCCCCGACATTCTGGACCCGGCCCTGCTACGCCCCGGTCGCTTTGACCGGCGCGTAACGATGGACCCGCCCGATGTGAAGGGCCGTGAAGCCATCCTCAAGGTGCATGTGCGCGGCAAGCCGCTGGCCAAGGAAGTCAAGTTGCCTACCCTGGCCCGCGCCACCCCTGGCTTTGTCGGCGCTGACCTTGAGAACCTGGTCAACGAAGCCGCCATCCTCTCCGCCCGCCGCAACAAGAAGACCATCGGGCAACAGGAGCTGGAGGAATCGGTCGAGCGCGTCATGCTGGGCGGCCCTGAGCGGCGCAGCAAGATCATCAGCCCGGAAGAGAAGCTGATCGTGGCCTACCATGAGGCCGGCCACGCCATTGTGGGCCACGTGCTGCCGAATGCAGACCCGATCCACAAGATCACCATCGTGCCGCGCGGCCAGGCCGGCGGCTACGTGCTGGCCCTGCCCGACGAAGACCGCGACATGGTCAGCCGCAACAAGCTGATCGAGCGCATGGTGGTGGCCCTCGGCGGCCGCGCCGCCGAAGAGCTGGTGTTTGACGACATCACTTCCGGCGCCTCCAGCGACATCCAAACCGTGACCCAGATCGCCCGCCAGATGGTGATGCGCCTGGGCATGAGCGAGAAGCTGGGCACGCGTGTCTACGGCCAGAAGGAAGAGCTGGTGTTCCTGGGCCGCGAGATCTCTGAGCAGAAGGACTACTCTGAAGCCATTGCTGAAGAGATCGACCGTGAGGTGCTCAAGCTGGTCACTAATGCTTATGCCCACGCCAAGAAGATCCTCACCAAGTACCGCAAGGAGCTGAAGAAGATCGCCGAGAAGCTGGTTGAAGTCGAAACGCTCTCCCGCGACGAGTTCGAGAAGCTGATGCCCGCCGCCAGCAAGCGTGTCGGCGGTACCCCGGTGTTCGTCGGCGCTACCAACGGCCGCAGCGCCAAGTAG
- a CDS encoding ferric reductase-like transmembrane domain-containing protein: MQTWIRTHWRGALLHAACLAALASTLSLSSSSEFLGVSEPMIAAGIWAARLLLITLAITPLNTLFGWRSLLPLRRTAGLWTFAFATLHFAYYVLDNLRNWLMNPIPNLNAGLGLVALLILAALALTSTNAAQRQLGKWWKRLHKSVYAAGILGLLHGLLETGHKFVAMQQPEAATEIWLYLILLAILLAMRIPPLRRALARLRHQRPAARPAGALPES, from the coding sequence ATGCAAACCTGGATACGTACCCACTGGCGCGGTGCGCTGCTCCACGCAGCCTGCCTGGCCGCGCTGGCCAGCACCCTCAGCCTGTCGAGCAGCAGTGAATTCCTGGGCGTAAGCGAGCCCATGATCGCCGCCGGCATATGGGCGGCGCGCCTGCTGCTCATCACCCTCGCCATCACGCCGCTCAACACCCTCTTCGGCTGGCGCAGCCTGCTGCCGCTGCGGCGCACCGCCGGCTTGTGGACCTTTGCCTTTGCCACCCTGCACTTCGCCTACTACGTGCTGGACAATCTGCGCAACTGGCTTATGAACCCCATCCCCAATCTGAACGCTGGCCTGGGCCTTGTGGCGCTGCTAATTCTGGCCGCACTGGCGCTCACTTCCACCAATGCCGCCCAGCGGCAGCTGGGCAAATGGTGGAAGCGGCTGCACAAAAGCGTCTACGCCGCCGGCATCCTGGGCTTGTTGCACGGGCTGTTGGAAACCGGGCACAAGTTTGTAGCCATGCAGCAACCGGAAGCTGCCACTGAGATATGGCTCTATCTCATCCTGCTGGCGATCCTGCTCGCAATGCGCATCCCGCCCCTGCGCCGCGCCCTGGCCAGGTTGCGCCACCAACGCCCCGCCGCCCGCCCCGCCGGCGCGCTGCCTGAGTCATAG
- a CDS encoding acyl carrier protein, whose product MTDKNEIIAKLNDYITKEVLKRPDKTIGADEPLISGGLIDSFSLVDLALFAEQSWGARIDDTELNAQTFDSLNQLADLIAARAK is encoded by the coding sequence ATGACCGACAAGAATGAAATCATTGCCAAACTGAACGACTACATCACCAAGGAAGTCCTCAAGCGCCCGGATAAAACCATTGGCGCCGACGAACCGTTGATCTCGGGCGGTCTGATCGATTCTTTCTCGCTGGTGGACCTGGCCCTCTTTGCTGAGCAAAGCTGGGGCGCGCGCATTGATGACACCGAGCTCAACGCGCAGACCTTTGACTCGCTCAACCAGCTGGCTGACCTCATCGCCGCCCGCGCCAAGTAG
- a CDS encoding class I SAM-dependent methyltransferase → MDHFRNVYTNKAAAYHELIAAEDADGNLLPTLQAIAPLAGARVLDLGSGSGRIPLLLRGLGCKIIASDLHHAMLLEQKEQMRLVNGNWALVQADGRATSFARGWADMVTAGWAFGHLVGWYADAWQQHAGRAIAEMQRLAKPGGTLIIMETLGTGVLEPAPPHAGLAAYYAWLENEHGFVRTTVATDYDFGSVERAAELCSFFFGEELAERVRANDWRRVPEFTGVWSRRY, encoded by the coding sequence ATGGACCACTTCCGCAACGTCTACACAAACAAAGCCGCCGCGTACCATGAGCTGATTGCCGCCGAGGATGCCGACGGCAATCTGTTGCCCACGCTGCAAGCCATCGCGCCGCTGGCAGGTGCCCGTGTGTTGGATCTAGGTAGCGGCAGCGGGCGCATTCCGCTGCTTCTGCGCGGCCTGGGCTGTAAGATCATCGCATCTGACCTGCATCACGCCATGCTGCTTGAGCAGAAGGAGCAGATGCGATTGGTGAACGGAAACTGGGCTTTGGTGCAGGCCGATGGCCGCGCTACGTCCTTCGCCAGAGGTTGGGCGGATATGGTGACCGCTGGCTGGGCCTTCGGTCACCTGGTGGGCTGGTATGCGGACGCCTGGCAGCAGCACGCCGGCCGCGCCATAGCCGAAATGCAACGCCTGGCCAAGCCAGGGGGCACGCTGATCATCATGGAAACGCTGGGCACTGGCGTGCTGGAGCCTGCTCCCCCGCATGCGGGCCTGGCTGCCTACTACGCCTGGCTGGAGAACGAGCACGGCTTCGTGCGCACCACCGTTGCCACCGACTACGACTTTGGTAGCGTGGAACGCGCTGCGGAGCTGTGCAGTTTCTTCTTCGGCGAGGAGTTGGCCGAGCGCGTGCGTGCCAACGACTGGCGCCGCGTGCCGGAATTTACTGGCGTGTGGAGCAGGAGGTACTAG